Below is a window of Populus alba chromosome 2, ASM523922v2, whole genome shotgun sequence DNA.
gaagctaatcattgtTTTATCAAACAATTCATGACAATTTGACATTCCTTGCAACATCACAGCAAACCCTTAGGGATACTCATACCACCATTTCCTAGTAGTTTATCATTCCGTAACACGAAGATAGATCCTTTGTAATGCAGAACCAAACATCCCACAACACAACAATACCCTTTGTATCACTCATCCAACCATTCTTGACAGCTAATGTTCAATGCAACACAATAATAAATTCCCCGTAATACTCACACCACCATTTGTGGTAATTAACCATCAATACGATACAACAATAGGTCTTTCATATCACTCATACAATCATTCATCATCATTacattcaatataataaatgatAGATCCTTGGTAACACATTCATTACAATTACattcaatacaataaaatagtagatccttcataatactcatacaatCATTCTTCACCCTTACATtcaataagaatataaaagtagATCCTTCGTACGACACATACTACCATTCATTAGTAGCCCAAATTATAACAGCCCCAACATCACATTCGGTTTAGTATTCATCACAATTCAATAAGATGTTCATCTCAAATGGGTTAGTTTAGAACTCTAACATTTTCACCATTGTTTCAACATTCATCAAGAACTTGTTCGACATTTCATAGTCGTTTCGACAATCATCAAGAATTTAATCCAACTCTTCTTCGTCGTTTCCTCTCACAACagggatttaataaaatatcatcacaagttaatcatttcaaaacataaacatcaaaatgggaaaaaggtggaaaccacctacctgctccacttgTGGTCTGTCCTTGTCCTAGCAATGGTCTGATCTCGGCCACAACACCTAAGACACCAAAGACCACAATCAATTCATTTGTATCTTCAATTCACATTCATcccacacttatttcaagagttcatatgttcacattcaagtgttccacattttacaccatcatactATGAGATTGTTACTAGAATTTAAGTCATTTCTGCCttgtagaaatcggcagcgaaaactggctCGCTGCAGGCTGCCcaactcggcagcgaaaactggttcgctgcgggctgtcaatttggcagcgaaaactggttcgCTACGGGCTGCCACTTCGACAACGAAAACTGGTTTGCAGCGGGTTGCCATTTCAACAGCGAATCATAAATTTGCTGTAGAATACAAATTTCGACaacgaatgctaattcactacagacaactcaatttcggcagcgaatcacaatttcacTACAGCAAACTCAACTTCGGCAacgaatcacaatttcgctgcagAACACAAATTTCGGCAGTGAATCTAATTCGCTgcaaacaactcaatttcggcagcgaatcacaattttgCTGCAGCCAACTccatttcggcagcgaatcacaaattcgcggCAGACACaaatttcggcagcgaatctcAAATTCGCGGTAGAACACAACTTTCAGTAGCGAAATCACAATTTCACTGCAGCCAACTCcacttcggcagcgaatcacaaattcgctacAGCCAACTCCACTTCGGCAGCGAATAACAATTTTGCGGCAGAACACAAATttcagcagcgaatcacaaattcgcggCAGAACACAGAttttggcagcgaatcacaaattcgcggCAGAACACACATttcagcagcgaatcacaaattcgctgcagccaactccacttcggcagcgaatcacaaattcgcggCAGAACACAAATTTTGGCAGCGAATCATAAATTCACTGCAGCCAACTCCACTTCGGCAGCAAATCATAAATTCGCGGCAGAACACcaatttcggcagcgaatcacaaatttgcGGCAGAACACAAATTTCTGcagtgaatcacaaattcgctgcagccAGCTCCACTTCGGCaacgaatcacaaattcgctgcagaagacACATTTCAGCATCGAAAACTAATTCGCTGCAAAaaactcagtttcggcagcgaatcacaatttcgctgcCCAACCCACATTTTGgcatgaacacacacacaccacacGTTGCAACAACTCCAGTACATAAATTGTCACTAAGTTCCAACAGAACACACACATTGAAACCATCAATTCcaacatataatttttcaataaattccagcagcATACACACTTTGGacccatcaatttcagcatataatctttcaataaattccaacAGCATACACATATTAaacccatcaatttcagcataaAATCTTTTGTTAATTATTCTGAAATCAGATCCCCCATCCAGCCCCGTTTTGTCCCTCCTTTTAGCTTAGTTCTTTTCCATAACAGTTGGAGTAAAGTTCCCAGGCCATGCATCCagatttttattcttcttcctttcaatttcaagacCTTAAGAACAGGTGGAGAAAGACATGGTTCATACCTCACGGATTTAGCATTTTTGGAAGGGGTTTGACAACATTTCTCCCCTTCTGCTCCCGAttgtttcttcctcttcctctctttcAGTTTTTTGCCTCCTCTTGTTAGTTCCCCATCAATTTTAGGCCTCTACTTCCTTCATGTTTGCAGCTGTCCAGCCTCCTGTCAAGCTCTCCCTTCTTTCTCTCACGTCTAAGGAGGCACTAGCAGCTGGGGTTTGGTCAAGCTCTTTCCTTGGAAAGGGAAAGAGGGAAGGGGACAAGCatcttattttgggggaaaGGGAAGGGGACAAGAGCATGCAGCTCACTTTGGGGAGAGGGAAGGGGACCAGCTCATTTTTTGGGGAGGGTGTCTCCCTCTATCTCTCCTTGCTGCATTTATACCCCTCCTAAAAGCAAAAAAGGGGGTGTTTGGATGTTGGACAAGGTTGTCCTAACCCTCCTTTTGGGTTATCCTTGAGCTGATTTTCATTTCCCTTCTCCCCCCTAGGATAGGTGGGTCCCACAttaaaaccttttattttattattattatgttttttttatgtcgcTACCGATTCAGAAATCAGCAACCTCAAACTGTGTCGTTGCCGATTCAGAAATCGGCAACctaaaactgcgtcgctgccgattcaaAAATCGGCAGCCAGcactgcatcgctgccgcttCAGGTATCGACAGCCacactgcgtcgctgccgattcagATATCGAAAGCCAACACTGCATCACTGCCGATTCAGATATCGGCAGCCCAAAACTGCTTCGCTGCCGATTCATATATCGGCAGccaaaactgcatcgctgccgattcaGAAATCGATAGCctgaaactgcgtcgctgccaatTCAGAAATCAGCAGCGATGGTGGAGTCATTTCGGTTccacttcttgtttttttttttttctttggatgtTACAAGAAGTGTTAATTAGTTATTCTAAAATAGCAATATAAGTTAATGATATTGAGAGAAGAATATCTTGGTATCAAATAAGGATTGATCCATAAAGAAATGGCgttcaaaatcattttagttATGTTGTgattttcaagataaaattattattggtaATTGATTAGGATATTAGATAGAAAATGCATATTATAAAGAAgtataaatctaaatttaatgtGTCAAAAGAAATGTCATGAAAATCATTAcctattgttgttattgttgttattaccttttttatatttatatgtaaatgttatttgttatttCCAAGTCTATCAGGGTCATGTCAGAAGTGATCTTAGTTTAGCTATCTTTTGCTATGTAATTATGTTGTAATTCAAGACACTTATCTCTTAAACTTAACATGTAGTACTAACCCATAAATTCAGATGTATGACTTTAATCTAATTATATAATtctaaatacatattttaaccATGCATGTTTATAGTTAAAATTGGATCCTTCACTTGAATTtcattatatgaaattattatgcATGATATAGTTTATGTAATGATAATATGTAGAAATTAAATTAtgcattgttttcttttgtgaACTTGAATTTTGTAATACTATTGAATAAGATATattgtgttgatgatgatgatgatgagtttgGTTGAGATCCATGATGATTGGATCAGGTTGTGAAATGACATAGAAAGTGTAAATTTGGTATTGTCGATAACTTAGGACCTCCCAGTATAGGGAAGACTCCGCCGATATTTCGATAGAAATTTtgatggatttaaaaaaaaaaaaaaaagaaacttcttGAAATTTCCAGCTACCTGTTGTGTTGTCCCAAAAATTGAGACTATTACATGATCTCTCCATATAGAATTCTCATGCGGATCAGTTCAGTGTGCATGTCATCTAACAAATACCTTTATATTAGTTCTAGATATCCCTCGTATCTTAATTTATGAGGACCAGCAAACTGGTGGATCGGGATCGCCTCCTTCTTTTCTTCCTGATTGTACCGACGATGAATCTCCCAGACACCTGCAAGGCAACCCAACAAACATAAACAATagatttcacttttattttcctctttttcttttagATCTGCCACTATCTCCCTCCCTCCGTTAATCCATTCTTCTTTTGGGTCCAACGTCGTTATTTCTTGTTACCATCTAAATGGTTGAAGATGGGAGAAGAAGATGTTGTGGCTAGTGGCGTGTCTGCACACGCGATGATGGGACTATGGGGGAATAAACTTAAGGGATTGACCGCTACTGCTAGATGAGAGAGCGGTTCGATGATTTATCCGCAGGCTGTCCATGGCCACTGTAAGTGGAAAAGGAAGGGAATTAAGTGGAGGTCGGTCTGTAGGGAGGCTAAGTAGTGGTGGGGCTGTTCAGCTGGAAGTGAGGCTAGAAAGTGGTATGTGCGGGTTGATCTTGGGTTGTCGAGTGGAGATGGGAAAAGGCAAGCGACGGCTGCTTTGGCCAAGGGAAGGGTGAAGGAAAAGAGAGGAAATGCAGAGGCCCGTCTCTATGGGGAAGAGAATGGTGAGGGAGATGGAGAAGGGAGTGGCAGAGAAATTTTGGAGAGGGGggagaaaaaattcaatttttgacctgataaatttttaaaaataaaaaaatagcaaaaaaacaacaaaaacccaaaaaaaatacattattgatatatttgaatcgtttttagcattttcaacattatctcaaaagaatttaaaattttcaaatgtattttgAACGCATTCAActtttaacatgttaattttacaatcactgattttttttattcagttgaTGGTGatgttgtttgttttcaaaataaaaaaaagattgttacgAATGGTGACACCCAACCCTTCCAGATATTGGTGTTGAGATTAGTAACAAATTTGCAAAGATTATGACAAACCAAAGGATTGCAAGAAGATTTTGCATGCTTAGATGAGTGAGTGATTTTGAATTTGGGATTTGAGTTCTCTATCATATTAATATTCCATTATTATTGATGTTATGTTTTGTCAAGTCgattcaatttaaattgaatgtgaaatattttttaactacttACGCTCACATGATCCAAACCAAACTTTAAAACACTCTGTAAATTCCAAGCTAATAGTAAAGATTTGGAAGGTTGCAGCCCAACTAATTGCTAAGACCCTGTTTTCTTCGGACAAGTAAGCCCAGTGTAATAAGATATTTGGGCCCAATgtgtaataaataataatcgcAAAAGAGTAAGGTCTATTAAACCCAATTACAAAAATTGGTGACCTTAAAAACGTAGTTTGTGATCATCCTATGACGAGCCTATTTCTCAAGCCCAACAAGCCGCTGATTAAATGGAGTCTTCTCACctgtatttattaaaatcttctTAATCATATACGATCCAAACTAGATTGGCCATATACGATCTAAACTAGTGGAGAAAAGTCTTCAAATACTTGCGTCCCTACTCGTGGTACAATGAAGCCACCCGGTGAAGGACGTCATGATTGATAGGCATTGATTTTGGCTGCCGCAGCAGCATATGAACGTCGGAGCTCCGCCAAGTTGCCGAAGACAAGACTGTATTTGGGGCCACTTATGCCTTGCTTCTTGAAATGGATTTTGAgagtgaatttaaaaataagcgGCGGGGGGGCTGAAGGAGTGTTTAGTGTTTGAAGTGATAATGGTGTTTAGTTAGTATTTATGTGGGTATGTAGCTGAAAAATAGAATATTTTACGTTTGTATAGCTTAGAGTTGATCGATTTCGTTTGCTGACTTCGGTTGGCAATAATTGAAATCGTGGGCTGCGTAAGGTGTCAATTATGGCCGGAAATTAGTAGCaaagaaatgattaaattgTTTACAAGTAAAGGGAAAGAACATGTGCTTAGTGGAATACTTAGCTCACGTATGTGAAAATCCCAAACTAATGGGTCACACGTTGGAACTAACTTCAATCCATCTCCAAATTGTTTATAAGTTTTACgtcaaatatgtttttgcatTGTGATGTGTTTGTAAATGGGGTTAATAACTCGGTGAAAATGACAGTGAGAATAATTTGAGCGGCCATCTCAAACGAGCGGAGCAGAAAACAAAAGCTGAAAATAGCAACCTTCCCTCGTAAGGCAACCCACAAGGCCACAAATTATGACACAAAAGCAGCTGCCTACTCGCTGACATTAAcgcacttttttaaaaaaaataaaattgagttttttttattttaaattaatatttttttagtattttttattattttaaagtgctaataaaataattattgtaatacacttccaaataaaaaattaaaataatttatattatattttaattttaagatatgtTTATCATTataataactattattttttaaaataatttttgcttgtaagtatattaaaataatatttttattattatttttaaaaaaaattatctttaatataaacacataaaaaaatctttaaaaaaaattaattaattaaaaaaaaaaaaaaaaacacgttatCACAACGTAATCAAACACCCTAAAGACTTGTGCAGGAAGGAGAACACTAAACAGAGTTACCATTGTTGAGTGCATGACCCCGGTTGACCGGCCCTTTACGAAGTACAACCATCATTCAATTAAAGAGGCCACCGTTTTCCATCTCATATCATTTTCTTGTCCCCCCCTGCTCATGTGTGAAAACGCTCCCTTGGATAGCTGCGGCCCTCGTAATCAATGTCCCATCCAAACTCAAAGTCCgcactaaactcttattttcctatcttttaaaaacaaactaaagtTCAAAGATGtgatcaaaattcaaaagagAGCAAATATTTAAGATGGTTGCTAGGGTATTAATTAGTAGGAGTAGGCAGTAACAAGTTCACTGTACACTGCGACCAATAGATTTCGATTCTTGACTTTgccttcaaaaaaaataaaaataaagcaaccACGCACGATCGagccaaaaaaatatacaaacacCTCCTTAGACCTTCGGTATGGAGACACAGAGGTGTGTATCTATATATAAAGCTACGAGAGACGCCCGTGAAAGCTCAGCTTTTCCACCCGTGACAAAAAACACCTTGGAAAAGTGAGGGTACATGAATTGAGCTGGGAGCTCAAGCTCCTGTAGATCCATAAGGCTTCCTCTCAGGCACACCATCCCATGTTTCTTCAGAAGTCCCTctccctcctcctccaccatatGCTGCGGCAGTGGCTGCTCCAACATTAAAGCCACCACTATAGGAATTTAGCAAAGCAGAACTAGCAGCATCCATGCCAAGCCCAAGAAGGTCAAGTGTCGTTGGTTTGTTTCCAAACAATGAAGATGAACCCATCATAACATCACTGGAGGGAAGCCCAAGGCCTAGTCCAGCTGCGACAGTGGTGTTGTTCTCTGGCTTCACATCCCATTTATTGCAATTACTGTCTTGATTAGTTGAACGGGGCAATCCTAAACCACGGAGAAACGATGGGTTTGATGTCGTTGCGCCCATTTGTGCTGCTTTTTGAAGCAATGCAGTGGCAGACATGGCTGGTTGCGGAGATGGGGTGTAATGGTAGTGGTCTTGCTCTGTGCTGAAGAGAGACGAAGTATTGTTGGAGAGATAAAAGGAtggtgagagagagagtgatGGGGGTTCTATCGCTCTAGGTGTTGGCATAGTAGTGGGACAATCAGAGCGAGCTAAGCCGCAAAACAGATTTGGGAATGAGGATGGTACTGATGCTTGTTGTGGGATAGCAGCTGGTGTTGCTGTCGAAGAGGCAAACGTAGTCGCAAATACATTACTGGTTGAGCTAGTTGAGCTTGTGCTTGTAGCCGTGGCACATGCTGTTGGTGGTGGTGAAAGTCCAATTGGATTTTCTGCTAATTCTGTGAcaagaaacagagagaaaacGAACATTAACCCAAAGTAAAGAAAAGggacttgaaaagaaaaaagaacaatgcAGTCCAATGATCCCAAATaccaaagaaaaaggatataCTAGCAAAAAGAATGTACTTTTTGGAGGAACATGAGGGGTGTGCTGATGAAACTGCTGTAAAAGCCAAGCAATTATGGAGTCCTTTCTATCCATATCTCTCCAAATCTCaattcactttattttttagcttataATTTAAGTAGTACTGGTATTATAGTAACTATTGGttctcattaaaataatattttttaattttttaattttatttttaatattaacatatgaaaatataaaaaagttatttaaaaaaatcaaaaacatggTAAGACCACGAAAAAACACCTTATTGACTGTGgtggcagcagcagcagctactCGTGAAACACAACGTAAAACCCTTCTCtcctcacacacacacacacccctaCCACATCTGTTAATATTCTCTAGCCCAACATCCACACGAGAAGGACATCAACAAGAGACAAAACACTCGAACATAACCTAACCTGTTTACCCAAAACCATAAACTTCAATCTATTTTGTCCACGGCcacaagaaaacaataaaaaatacagcCATGATTCATGAACCTTAGGCAAGTCAAATACTTGTCTTGGCCAACATAGCTATGCaatgtattaaattattaataacgGATCGGACGCACTAGCTAGCAAGCTTAGGCTAAATTAATTACCTGAGCTTTGAACTGATAAACCCGGAGACACCACACTAGTAGACGGCGTAAGTGGTGGAGGCGGTGGTGAAGCAACCACACGCTTGATGTCACAACCATTCCCTTCCTTTCCCATTATCGCTAGGGTTTGTGCCCTTGCACTCTCCTCCGCTAACGCATCGCAAAATGCTCTGTGTGTTACAAAACTATCCCTCCtgtataacaaaacaaaaccaaataacataacataattaagttaaaatcaatgacaaaaaaaacacaaggtataaaaaacaaaattagttgACATTCACCTTGAAAACAAAGTGCCACAATCGCATTTATACTCTTTAGTGCCACAAGTTTTCAAGTGAGCTTTCCAATCAGACTGGACGGCATATTTCTTCGAACATCTCTCACACTTCCACTTTTTCTCACCATGCTTTCTGTAGAAGTGCTTTTTAATGCCAGTAAGATCACCAAGAGCTCTAGCTGGGTTGTGATGTACACAAGATGACTCTGGACAAACATAGACACGCTTCCTTGGCTCTTTGTTGGTTCGTTGCTTTAGCTTCCATGGTAAGTTATGGCCTCGTCTGTGAAGTTGGAGGTTCTGGTCTCTTTGAAAGCCCTTGTTACAGATCTCACACACGAATCTGATTGTGGCTACTAAAGTCTTTGGTGATAACGCAACGACTTCTGCATCTGGAtctgaaaaggaaagaaaattgaGTCTATTAATAATTAGCTTACAAAATTATTACCAAGTTTTTGAAATGTTGGGGTCTTGTTACTGGTGTTGAGAAGTTAATTACCTGGCATTCCAGGGAGATTTCGCTTCTTCTTTGGTGGTGGCACTGTAATAGTGTGTGGCATGCCTTGGTTACCCAAAGAAGAAACATTGCTAATTGTGTCTTCTCCAGAAGCTTTAGATACTGTCATTCTGGATAAATTCTCACCACCCACCATTCTATTTCTTTCAGAAACTTCTAGTTAAGATGAAACGAATTCTTTGAAGTCACCAAGAAAAATTTCTACTTTTCCAAGTCTCTAAGGTTACAAAAGATATATGGGGTAGTAAAAGTACTGTTCTAGGCTTTTGATTTAAAAGATCAACTGACAAGAGAGAAATGGATGATTACAACTGACATGAATTCTTGGAAATCACCAGAAAACCAAATCACTTGAACTGGTGTGTTTGAATGCTGAGATTCTGATTTCTTTTAGAAttcaagagagagagataaacaACTATGTATGTTCAGAAAAATTTTTGGCTTGTGTTTCTTTGATCAGCTATCGATCACGATGGAGAGGAATGAGGCACCGTTTTGACTCATTCTGTGACTCGTTACCCTGAGTTTCATGGTCCAGAGCTAGCTAGTGTTCAGAAGCCATTTAAGAGATTTAATATGGGTCGTCCTAAAAGGCGGCTACTTGAATCCATACTCATCTTCGCGGAGTGGGGGAGAGAGAGTGTGCAGATACAGACA
It encodes the following:
- the LOC118056190 gene encoding zinc finger protein GAI-ASSOCIATED FACTOR 1; translated protein: MVGGENLSRMTVSKASGEDTISNVSSLGNQGMPHTITVPPPKKKRNLPGMPDPDAEVVALSPKTLVATIRFVCEICNKGFQRDQNLQLHRRGHNLPWKLKQRTNKEPRKRVYVCPESSCVHHNPARALGDLTGIKKHFYRKHGEKKWKCERCSKKYAVQSDWKAHLKTCGTKEYKCDCGTLFSRRDSFVTHRAFCDALAEESARAQTLAIMGKEGNGCDIKRVVASPPPPPLTPSTSVVSPGLSVQSSELAENPIGLSPPPTACATATSTSSTSSTSNVFATTFASSTATPAAIPQQASVPSSFPNLFCGLARSDCPTTMPTPRAIEPPSLSLSPSFYLSNNTSSLFSTEQDHYHYTPSPQPAMSATALLQKAAQMGATTSNPSFLRGLGLPRSTNQDSNCNKWDVKPENNTTVAAGLGLGLPSSDVMMGSSSLFGNKPTTLDLLGLGMDAASSALLNSYSGGFNVGAATAAAYGGGGGRGTSEETWDGVPERKPYGSTGA